The Oligoflexia bacterium DNA window CCGCTCTCAAGCCAAAGCTTGGAATTAGAGGAAGGCCTGTGATGTATTCTTTTTGCGAAAAATTATAACTATAACTTATGCTTTCAACATTTTTTGAATTTGTTAAATTTTGAATATCTAAGTAAGTATTGAGAATCCAGGTGTTGTAGACCCATCTTTTGTCGATTCGAAAATCAATTTGAAAAAATGCGGGCAATCTTTCTGAATACGCAGAGCCATATTCGGGGGCATAGGTGTCATTGTCTGCATCAAAGCGAGCGCCCACAATTGGAGTTTTTGGATTGCCCGTGACATAGCGGCCCCGCAAGCCATATTCCCAACTCGTTGTTGTTTTGTAGTTTGCCACTAACGTGACGTTATGGGTTTGATCATATTTAAAAGTATGTTCTGAAGCATCGGGTTCTGTGCGTGTGCTGCGTGAGAGAGTGTAGCTAAGCCAACCAGCCCATTGATTTTTTGCAAACCTCATCATGAGTTCTGCTCCTACAATGCGGCCAATGCCATCATTTGAATAACGCATTCTAGAGTTTGTAATGATGAGATCGCGTAAATCTTTGTAAAATAAATCTGTTTCCAGTGTGAAACTATTAAACCAAGCTAGATTGGGGTTTGCTTCTGCACCTAAAACATAATGAATAGCGTGGGGTGATCGAATACCTGGATTTCCATACACAGAGTCTGTGAATTGTGGATTTGGTGGTTGATAATAAAGTCCTGAACTTGCTCGTAAAGCAAAAGAATCACTAAGTGCGTAACGACTGGAGAGTCGAGGCGAGGCGAGAGTTTCTTGGGTAATTTTAAAGCGATCTACGCGTACACCTGGGGTGAGAGTCCATTTTTCAGAATCTTCAAGTAAACCAACTCTATGTTCAGTAAATACAGCTGTCTGTGCTTCTTTGGGATGTGTTTCATTCTCAACAAGATTGGCGACAGTAATTGGATTTCCGAATGTTAGTGGAATTTTATATTTTACTGTACCTTCCCAATAAACATTATCAACGCCAATACGTGTGGCGTTTCTAGTGTTATGTCGATGTTCCCAATCGGTACGAATAGAAATATTTTTTGTAGCTAAGTCGAAATAATAATCGCCTATGTCAAAATGAACATTATCTACACCGTAGGCTGTTGAAAATTTAAACGTATCGGTTTCTGAAATTTTGTCTGTGTAAGTTCCGATGACGCGGTAAAATTTTGTAATGTTGTTGAGATTGCCCCGTATAGCGGGTTCTGTGTCTCTGGGTTCTTTAATTAAAAAAGAAAGCTCATCGTAAGAACCTAATAATGAAAACTTTAGTTTTTTGGTTTCAGAGATTTTATTAGTGGCGGTGATAAGGCCATCGTAATAATAGGGGGCTACAGAAAATTCAAAACTTTTATTATTTTTTGCAACGGCTTTAAGTACATCGCCAATATAACTGCGTCGACCAGTGATTCCTAAACTCCAATTTGAACCCAGTGGAGTTTCAATTAAGAGCCCCGCATTGATAACGTCGGCAAAAATATACCCGTGCATGCGATCAGTTTTCGGATCACGAAGAGTGGTGCCTATGATACCGCTTGTGACTCTTCCGTACGGTGAGCCAAAACCACCGGGGAGATAAATCACCTCGTCTAAAAGGTCTGTATTTACAACGCTAGCGAGACCACCGAAATGAAAAATTATTGGCACTTCATGGCCGTCGATTAAATAATGAGTGTCATTAGGATCACTGCCACGAATGATTACGTTGGCAGAAGTTGCTGATGAACGTGCAACGCCAGGCAATGTTTGAACTGCGCGCAGTGTATCGCCGCCGGTACCTGCAATTTTTGAAGCGTCAGCGGCCGAAATATTTTTTTGACTAACTTGTACTGTATTAGCTTTGGTTTGAACTGTGGTTTCATAGGGATTGTAAGTTGATTTTTCAACAAGCAGTTCAACTGAGCCATTATGTGGTACGTCAAAATCAATTCTTGTTTTGATGTAACCGGGAATATTCACGTGAGCAGAGTGTTTACCATCGGGGAGTGTGGTTTCAAATTCTCCTTTTTCATTTGTGGTAACCCGTGTTTTTTCTGGTAAAATAAAAAATGTGATATCGGTAAATGGAGTTCGTGTGCCTAGCTCCATGAGACGCCCTTTAATTGGTGTGTCGGCATTTACATTGAAAGATAAAATTAAAATAAAAAGTGAACTTAAAAATCTTATCACGTGTTGTTCTTTCATTTTTGTATCACGAATTTATAGCTGTATCGAATTACCACGGGCACAGCTTTTTCACCAACTTTAGCTGGTGAAAATAAGAATTGTTTTGCAGCTTCAAGGGCTGCTTCATTGAGTCCGTAACCTGGGCCGCGCACGAGTTTTACTTTTTTAACTCTACCTTCTCCATCAATGTAGAGATCCATTACTACTGCACCTTCAACACCTTTTTGTTTTGCGTCTCGCGGGTAGGGTGTGCGTACATCATTTTGAAGCATCGGCCATTTGTTGACTAAGAAATCTTCGGTCGCAGGAGGAAGTCCGTCATCTGTTGGTGGTAAATTATCTGGCGCTTTAGAAAGTGTATTTCCAATTTTTGCAGCCGTATCTGATTCGCTCACTGTAGAATTACGTGAGACACCCGTTGTCGGTACAGCTTTCTTAGAGGTTTTGGAAGTTTGAGTAGGAATAATCATGGGCTTAACTGGCTGCGTGTTGAGTGGTGTAGTTGGAGTTTCAATAATTGAGACTTCAAGTGTTGTGGATTGTGTGGGGTTATAGTTTTGAAAACCAACTAATAAGCCGAGTAAAAAACCATGTAAAAAAATCGAAAGCGCCAGAGAAATCTCAAGGGCGGCAAGCTTTTTCATGACCGTAAGATCGCTGATTTGGCTTCAAGAGTCTAGGTCAATGTGGTAGTGATTTGAGGCATGAAAAGAATTTGTGTTTTTTGTGGTTCAAATCCAGGAAATCGACTTGAGTATCTAACTGCAGCCAAAGAACTTGGACATCTTTTAGCAGCTAAAAAGATCGGCCTAGTATACGGCGGTGCTAGCATCGGAATCATGGGCGCTATTGCCAATGCCGTGCTTGAAAAAGGTGGTGAAGTCATTGGTGTAATGCCTCAACATCTGGTTGATCGTGAGGTGGCCCATAAAAACTTAACGACTCTTCACGTAGTCAAAACCATGCATGAACGTAAAGCTTTGATGGAAAAACTTTCCGATGCCTTTATTGCGTTACCCGGTGGCTTTGGCACATTAGATGAATTTTGTGAGATATTAACTTGGTCACAACTTGGTTTTCATAAAAAGCCTTCAGGATTACTTAATATCGTGGGCTACTATGATTTATTTATTAAATTTATCAACAATTGTAATGCTGAAGGTTTAATACGTAAAGAAAATCACGAGATGATGTTTGCTGCATCAAATGCCAAAGACTTACTTAAAATTTTTGACGACTATATTGCTGCCACAAACAATCTCGAACCAAAATCACGATTTATGGAAAGTTGACAAAATAATGAATGTTACAACTCTAAGAGAACGCCCATTGATTCTTACGCTTGCCTTAATTTTATTTATGCATGTCGTAGATTTCATGCTGATCATGCCCCTTGGACCACAGCTCATGCGCACACTTTCAATTACTCCAAAACAATTTGGTATAGTTGTGTCTTCTTATATTTTTAGTGCAAGTGCCATGGGTCTTTTGGCTGCGGCATTTATTGATCGCTTTGACTATAAAAAATCATTACTCGTTCTTTATTTTGGTATGATGCTCGGCAACCTTGCGTGCGGCCTTTCTCAAACATACGAAGTTCTTGTTTTAGCGCGTATTATTACAGGTGGCTTTGGTGGTGTACTGAGTGGTTTATGTTTAGCAATTGTCAGCGATGTCGTACCCGGGCCAAGACGAGGTGCCGCCATCGGATTAGTTATGGCTTCGTTTCCTTCAGCTTCTGTTCTTGGAGTTCCCATCGGATTATATTTTGGCACACATTGGGATTGGCACATGCCTTTTCTTATTTTAGCCGGATTAGGTGTGCCCGTTTTGGCAATGTCTTATTATGTATTGCCTAGTATGAAAAAACATCCTTTGTCGCCCATAGCAAAACATCCACTTCGAACAATAACTGATTTGTTTACTGCACCAGAGAATGTTCGTGGCCTGCTTTTGTTCGCAGTTTTGGGATTATCAAGTTTTTCGGTAATTCCTTTTTTAAGCCCTTATCTAGTTGCTAATGGTGGAATTGCTGAGGCGGATTTGGTTTACACTTACTTCGCCGGTGGAGCCTGTAACCTTTTTGCAATGCCATTCATTGGTAGATGTGCAGATCGATTCGGTAAATATAGAGTATTTTTAATCACAGCTATAATTTCTATCATTCCCATAGCGATAGTAACAAATCTTCAGCAAATTTCTTTATTCATGGGGATGTTTATCACTACATTTTTTATGATCTTTGTTTCAGGTAGAGCGGTTACGGCCATGTCTTTAATTTCAATCACTGTTAAGCCGTCAATTCGAAGTAGCTTTATGTCCCTTAATTCATCGGTGCAGCAGTTCTCCTCCGGAATTGCGTCATTTATGGCGGGAAATATTATTGTTAAATCTGCTACCGGGCAGCTTTTACACTATAATGTGGTTGGTTATATTTCAGTTGCGGCTACTCTGCTTAGCCTCTATCTTGGCTCACGACTCATACCACTTAAGGAAGAATTATGAAAAAACACGTTCAACTCTTAATTGCCTTGGTACTCGGAATGCTCGCAGGCGTTTTACTGCATCCGTATTCTGATGTCGTGTGGCTTAATCAGGTCAACACCAACTTCTTGCAACCTGTGGGACAAATCTTTTTACGACTGATTTTTATGATCGTTGTACCTATGATTTTTTCTGCCATGGTCATTGGAGTATTTGAATTAGGAAAAGGTCGTGGCCTAGGGCGCGTTGCTGGTCGGACAATGTTTTTTACACTTATTGCCAGCACATTTTCAGTATTCATTGGAATACTTTTGGTAAATGCTTTTCAACCCGGCAGAGGTTTAACACTCGACTCTAATTTGATTAGTCAGCAATCGGCATCAGTTACAAAACTTCAACAAAATGCGGATGCTGCAAAACCACTGACCCAAATATTAGTTGAACTCATACCTAAAAATCCACTTGATGCAGCTGTTCGAGCGTTTGATGGTGAGATGATTGCATTTATGTTTTTTGCTCTTATCTTTGGATTTGCTCTAAGCCTTTCTGCTGGACGAGAGAAAAAAGAAAATGTTCTGATTTCAGTTTTAGAACAGATTTTTGCTGTATGTATGAAGGTCGTAGATTTTGCCATGGTGCTTGCACCCTATGCGGTGTTTTGTTTAGTATTCAACACGACATTTAAATTTGGGCATGGCGTATTTAAATCTGTATTAGCTTACGTACTTGTTGTTGTGTTCGGTCTTTTAATTCAACAATTTGTTGTTTACTCAGCGATGCTCAAAACAATGAGTAAAATTTCTCCATTTGAATTTTTTAAAAAATGCCGAGAAGTTTATCTCTATGCATTCTCAACAGCTTCATCCAATGCGACTTTGCCCCTGGC harbors:
- a CDS encoding TIGR00730 family Rossman fold protein; translated protein: MKRICVFCGSNPGNRLEYLTAAKELGHLLAAKKIGLVYGGASIGIMGAIANAVLEKGGEVIGVMPQHLVDREVAHKNLTTLHVVKTMHERKALMEKLSDAFIALPGGFGTLDEFCEILTWSQLGFHKKPSGLLNIVGYYDLFIKFINNCNAEGLIRKENHEMMFAASNAKDLLKIFDDYIAATNNLEPKSRFMES
- a CDS encoding TonB family protein — encoded protein: MKKLAALEISLALSIFLHGFLLGLLVGFQNYNPTQSTTLEVSIIETPTTPLNTQPVKPMIIPTQTSKTSKKAVPTTGVSRNSTVSESDTAAKIGNTLSKAPDNLPPTDDGLPPATEDFLVNKWPMLQNDVRTPYPRDAKQKGVEGAVVMDLYIDGEGRVKKVKLVRGPGYGLNEAALEAAKQFLFSPAKVGEKAVPVVIRYSYKFVIQK
- a CDS encoding TonB-dependent receptor plug domain-containing protein — encoded protein: MKEQHVIRFLSSLFILILSFNVNADTPIKGRLMELGTRTPFTDITFFILPEKTRVTTNEKGEFETTLPDGKHSAHVNIPGYIKTRIDFDVPHNGSVELLVEKSTYNPYETTVQTKANTVQVSQKNISAADASKIAGTGGDTLRAVQTLPGVARSSATSANVIIRGSDPNDTHYLIDGHEVPIIFHFGGLASVVNTDLLDEVIYLPGGFGSPYGRVTSGIIGTTLRDPKTDRMHGYIFADVINAGLLIETPLGSNWSLGITGRRSYIGDVLKAVAKNNKSFEFSVAPYYYDGLITATNKISETKKLKFSLLGSYDELSFLIKEPRDTEPAIRGNLNNITKFYRVIGTYTDKISETDTFKFSTAYGVDNVHFDIGDYYFDLATKNISIRTDWEHRHNTRNATRIGVDNVYWEGTVKYKIPLTFGNPITVANLVENETHPKEAQTAVFTEHRVGLLEDSEKWTLTPGVRVDRFKITQETLASPRLSSRYALSDSFALRASSGLYYQPPNPQFTDSVYGNPGIRSPHAIHYVLGAEANPNLAWFNSFTLETDLFYKDLRDLIITNSRMRYSNDGIGRIVGAELMMRFAKNQWAGWLSYTLSRSTRTEPDASEHTFKYDQTHNVTLVANYKTTTSWEYGLRGRYVTGNPKTPIVGARFDADNDTYAPEYGSAYSERLPAFFQIDFRIDKRWVYNTWILNTYLDIQNLTNSKNVESISYSYNFSQKEYITGLPLIPSFGLRAEF
- a CDS encoding MFS transporter, translated to MNVTTLRERPLILTLALILFMHVVDFMLIMPLGPQLMRTLSITPKQFGIVVSSYIFSASAMGLLAAAFIDRFDYKKSLLVLYFGMMLGNLACGLSQTYEVLVLARIITGGFGGVLSGLCLAIVSDVVPGPRRGAAIGLVMASFPSASVLGVPIGLYFGTHWDWHMPFLILAGLGVPVLAMSYYVLPSMKKHPLSPIAKHPLRTITDLFTAPENVRGLLLFAVLGLSSFSVIPFLSPYLVANGGIAEADLVYTYFAGGACNLFAMPFIGRCADRFGKYRVFLITAIISIIPIAIVTNLQQISLFMGMFITTFFMIFVSGRAVTAMSLISITVKPSIRSSFMSLNSSVQQFSSGIASFMAGNIIVKSATGQLLHYNVVGYISVAATLLSLYLGSRLIPLKEEL
- a CDS encoding dicarboxylate/amino acid:cation symporter: MKKHVQLLIALVLGMLAGVLLHPYSDVVWLNQVNTNFLQPVGQIFLRLIFMIVVPMIFSAMVIGVFELGKGRGLGRVAGRTMFFTLIASTFSVFIGILLVNAFQPGRGLTLDSNLISQQSASVTKLQQNADAAKPLTQILVELIPKNPLDAAVRAFDGEMIAFMFFALIFGFALSLSAGREKKENVLISVLEQIFAVCMKVVDFAMVLAPYAVFCLVFNTTFKFGHGVFKSVLAYVLVVVFGLLIQQFVVYSAMLKTMSKISPFEFFKKCREVYLYAFSTASSNATLPLALDTAEHKLGLRPDVSRFVLTVGSTANQNGTALFEGVTVLFLAQVYNIDLTLAQQIQVVLMSILAGIGTAGVPGGSLPLIMILLQSVGIPAEGMGLVLGVDRFLDMCRTTVNVSGDLVIAALVNSGKKEKLVV